The proteins below come from a single Excalfactoria chinensis isolate bCotChi1 chromosome 7, bCotChi1.hap2, whole genome shotgun sequence genomic window:
- the CNOT9 gene encoding CCR4-NOT transcription complex subunit 9 yields MHSLATAAPVPTALAQVDREKIYQWINELSSPETRENALLELSKKRESVPDLAPMLWHSFGTIAALLQEIVNIYPSINPPTLTAHQSNRVCNALALLQCVASHPETRSAFLAAHIPLFLYPFLHTVSKTRPFEYLRLTSLGVIGALVKTDEQEVINFLLTTEIIPLCLRIMESGSELSKTVATFILQKILLDDTGLAYICQTYERFSHVAMILGKMVLQLSKEPSARLLKHVVRCYLRLSDNPRAREALRQCLPDQLKDTTFAQVLKDDTTTKRWLAQLVKNLQEGQVTDPRGIPLPPQ; encoded by the exons CCCGTGCCTACAGCACTGGCCCAGGTGGACCGTGAGAAGATCTACCAGTGGATCAACGAGCTGTCCAGCCCTGAGACGAGGGAGaatgcactgctggagctgagcaAGAAGCGCGAGTCTGTGCCTGACCTTGCACCCATGCTGTGGCACTCGTTTGGCACGATTGCAGCACTCCTTCAG gaaattgtaaatatttatcCATCAATCAATCCTCCAACCTTGACTGCCCATCAGTCCAACAGAGTCTGCAATGCTTTAGCTCTGTTACAGTGTGTTGCATCTCATCCTGAAACAAG GTCAGCGTTTTTGGCAGCTCACATCCCTCTCTTCCTGTACCCCTTCTTGCACACAGTCAGCAAGACACGTCCGTTTGAGTACCTGCGGCTCACAAGCCTTGGAGTGATTG gagCCTTGGTGAAAACTGATGAGCAAGAAGTGATAAACTTCTTATTGACAACAGAAATTATCCCCCTGTGCTTACGCATTATGGAATCTGGCAGTGAACTCTCCAAGACG GTTGCTAcatttattcttcagaaaatcCTTCTGGATGACACAGGGCTGGCATATATCTGTCAAACATATGAGCGGTTTTCCCATGTTGCCATGATACTG GGTAAAATGgtcctgcagctctccaaggAGCCGTCTGCACGGCTGCTCAAACACGTCGTCCGCTGTTACCTTCGCCTTTCTGATAACCCCAG GGCACGTGAAGCTCTCAGGCAGTGCCTTCCTGACCAACTGAAGGATACCACCTTCGCCCAGGTCCTGAAGGATGACACCACCACAAAGCGCTGGCTGGCTCAGCTCGTCAAGAACCTGCAGGAAGGTCAGGTCACTGACCCACGGGGCATCCCCCTTCCTCCGCAATGA